The region GTTGTGAATGGACGATCCTAAAACATTCTAGATTTAATCTTTTGATCTTTCATAAATATGAGTTCGTTGACTTCTCAAGTTCATGTTATCAAGTTCATGTATCTTGTATATCCTACACCTATAAATAACCATCTAAATGGAGTTTATAAACTCACTTGGAAATAATATATTTTCTCTTTTTCTCTGTTAGTGTATCTATACTATATTTATAATAACTTGTAAGTATTGGATTATTGAATAAAGAATAGGCTTGTTAGTATATTATATTTGGATATTCAATAAATTATTCGGGTACATCACAACTGGCAATTGAATTTTAACTAAAAATGAGTAGAACTGAATCATGGCATCCAAATTCAGACAAGGAgttgtatttttgtaattttcattTTACTGCAAATATTTCAGGTTACAAGCAGAGATCACTGATCCCGTTTACAAATATAGAAGAGAAAGCAAGCATTTGTTCGTGGGACAAACATACCCCAATCTCCAGATCACCTTCTGAGTCTTTACACCTCGAAATGGACAATGGCTCCGAAACAAATTCGAATTTCTTAGGTTTACCCCATCCAAAGTCCACACAGTTATAATAATCAAACCTTGGCGAACCTGCAATTCCAACTATGAATTCTCCAGTGCCAATCCCCTTCATGTTCCCAAACCACATATCTGCATTGTGTATCTTCTTATGTATCTCGTCTCCGAGCAGTTGTGCTGCAGTAAATAGGCCTTCGTCTCCTCCTAATTGTGTCCTTTTTGCAGTTGCCATGCAGGCTACTATGCAATTACCAAAGTAAGTTGTAGAGATTGGAGGATTGAAACGACCGCGACAGTTCATCATGCAACTGAAGTGCATTGTTTCGTCTTTTTCATTCTCATTTTCTGCAGTTGCTACATGTGTTTTTGCAATGCAAGTCCAGAGGTAGGAACATACAACTGTGAATGATGATACATGTGATATTGTTGGTTGTTTTGCTGATACTAGTTTCTTTAGCGCTTGGATTTCAGCTTGATTTATGACGAATGTGGCTTGAACCTGTTACACAAATTATTTGTATTGAACAAGATCAAAAATAATAGTGCAAGAATTTAATTTGTGCATAAATGAGAACTAATAATAAACTAGAACTGAAAACTGGTGATTTAAGTAGTGACAATTTGAATACATATTACCGTCACAAAATATCTAGTGATCTGCATTCATATCACAAGCTCTcagttttttattttaaaattgtacTCATTTCAGAGAGATTCCCTGTACTCAATAGGAGAGTAACTAAATACCTTCTTAGTGGAAGCTTGAGGATTGTAAACTTGCTGCAAATCCTCACTATGCTCTCCTATTGCTTTCTTAAATATATTGTATAAGTTGTTGGGGTCTTTGATTACACTCCTATCATAAAATGGGAGCTGCTGCAAATATGATGGTGATACTAATAATTCTTTAGCACTATCATCATCTTTGTGGCCGCAGATAATTTGTCTGGCAATTGAAGCCCATGCCTGGGTGAAATTAAACATAGTACTTCCGTCAGCAGCAACATGGGAATTTGTAACTCCAACACTGATGCCATTGTTTGGAAATATTGTTACTTGGATTGCTAAAACTGGCGCTGCAATGCAATCTTCCCCAGAGCTATCAGTAGGAACCCCTGATGGGAGTTGAGGAACGAAGAGAAACAAGTCATCCACATCACGGGCCTGATCTCCTGAAAGATGGTAGTAATTCTCACTAGCACACTCTGCAATGATTAAGGATACAGAGTCACCATTCAGGTAACGAACTTGGAGGATGGTGTCTGATTTTATATTGGAGGGAGTTACCAAATTGCCAGCCAATGGCGAGAAGTGTTTCAGAACGAGTGATAATGAAGTTTTGAGAGCAGGAACAACATTTTGGTTGAAGTAGGCGGTGGAGTGGGGGAAATCATAGAAGCTAACACGGCTCAGGGGACGAAATGGTAGCCACATTATGTCAAAGTAAGTGAGGGGGAGAGAAATTCCATCCACTGTACCATTCGGTGGTGAGATTCTACAAACTTCAAGCGTGGTGATCACAGGGTGGGTGGACAAAGCCATTCAATATTGTTGCAGTCAATAGAAAATTATGGCCATTCATTCAAAAAAAACTCTGCTTTTTATGATCATCAGGCAATACTCCAAATTTCTAAGTATAtgataatttgattaattatatttCTCTGCAAACCCTGCCTGCACACTATTTCTTGTAAATTCCTCAGTAGAGACAAACGGCCTGCTTTCTTTAATCATGTTACTAGTTTCCTTGGATAGACCATGAAATAATCATTTTGGCAAATAACAGGAATGCGTTGTTTATTGGCCGGCACAAACCATTTTTTCACTAATATTCTCAGGGCGTTTTTTCCCCGACTGGAACCGGTCAAAGCATGAAGCATCCATCTTTCTTTGACAAGTTTTGAAACATGGACCTCCCGAAAAAAGAACGAGGGTGATGTCGCTAGAGTAAGAGCCATTTTGTTGAATTATGACGTGAGAAAAGGAGCTTAAGTTATTATTGATGGCAGAGGTTTAGTCATCAGTTCAACTATTGTATCTTGCTAACTTTGCTTTGCTTCCCAGTTACCAAATACCATGTAAAAGGTATAGTTTGATTTAAGTAGAAGACAGAGAGATTTTGCCACTACATTTCTCCGGTATATATTTACATTGCTTGAGAATTCTATCTTCACTATCTAAAGCATCATATGATTGTTTAGTTACGAGGGATCCAATCTAGCATAAACAGTCTGTTGGTATTGAAAATTGCAGGGCTTCACTTGACTTGACTTCCGGCGGAAATCGTGCTTTAATCACTCAAGTCTATAAATCATTGCATACGGCTTTTAAAGATGATATACAGTACAGAGTTGCCGAAAATGATCTCAAAAATATTCTCAAAtgatatatatattattttatttgtgGGACTCATATTAATGCACCAGGTTCTATTTGACTAATGAGTAAATAACCAATTGCACTACGACAGATCAGTATTTGGGAACAATTTTGGAGACTCTGGCATTTATCATTCTTTAGTCTCCGGAAATCAGTTTTATATATGATAATTGATGCTTCAACCCGAAATGTAGGGCTTTTGGATTTAGGGGACTTCTATATCATTCTTTGATTTCTTTCTACTTCAGCGATCATTTACAATTATAAATTTCTGATAGCAATCTCTTGCGTTTCGCACTGGAATTAAATTCAGCCCCTTTGAGTCTTTAAAAACAATTATAGTTCAA is a window of Apium graveolens cultivar Ventura chromosome 11, ASM990537v1, whole genome shotgun sequence DNA encoding:
- the LOC141695346 gene encoding phenolic glucoside malonyltransferase 1-like, which encodes MALSTHPVITTLEVCRISPPNGTVDGISLPLTYFDIMWLPFRPLSRVSFYDFPHSTAYFNQNVVPALKTSLSLVLKHFSPLAGNLVTPSNIKSDTILQVRYLNGDSVSLIIAECASENYYHLSGDQARDVDDLFLFVPQLPSGVPTDSSGEDCIAAPVLAIQVTIFPNNGISVGVTNSHVAADGSTMFNFTQAWASIARQIICGHKDDDSAKELLVSPSYLQQLPFYDRSVIKDPNNLYNIFKKAIGEHSEDLQQVYNPQASTKKVQATFVINQAEIQALKKLVSAKQPTISHVSSFTVVCSYLWTCIAKTHVATAENENEKDETMHFSCMMNCRGRFNPPISTTYFGNCIVACMATAKRTQLGGDEGLFTAAQLLGDEIHKKIHNADMWFGNMKGIGTGEFIVGIAGSPRFDYYNCVDFGWGKPKKFEFVSEPLSISRCKDSEGDLEIGVCLSHEQMLAFSSIFVNGISDLCL